One Nitrospira sp. DNA window includes the following coding sequences:
- a CDS encoding NADH-ubiquinone oxidoreductase chain G, producing MATVHVDGTSYQMNAEENLLHGCLSAGLNLPYFCWHPALGSVGACRQCAVKQFKDEQDQQGKIVMACMTPAAEGARIAIQDPEAVAFRAAIVEGLMLNHPHDCPVCDEGGECHLQDMTVMTGHNYRRYEFDKRTFHNQNLGPLVNHEMNRCIQCYRCVRYYREYAGGRDLNAFASRNTVFFGRQADGVLENEFSGNLVEICPTGVFTDKTLKRHYTRKWDQQFAPSICVHCGLGCNTDVGEHSGTVRRIVNRYNHEVNGYFLCDRGRFGYEFVNSDHRIREPLLKGEAVSADTANRQLHDTVASGKAVGIGSPRASLESNFALRTLVGPDRFYSGMADSEAKLTALAIDILRRGPLRTPTLREMEECDAVFVLGEDVTNVAPRIALALRQSVRRQPIEMAKELKIPLWMDHGIRDAIQDRRGPLYIATPYATRVDEIATATFHAAPDDLARLGFAVANALDPQAVSRGDFPLAGEIARALKNAKKPLVIAGPSCNSEAVIQAAANVAMSVGAMLSFTAPECNTVGAMLMGANPLTAAFQAIKDGDADTVIILENDLYRRAPRADVDALLHAAAHVILLDHLANGISAKAELVLPSGTFAESDGTFIGSEGRAQRFFQAFVPSGAIQESWRWLGRDSWKSLDEVLAAMATALPQLAPARDAAPSARFRIAGAKVPRSPHRASGRTAVLANLNVSEPKPPDDPDSPLSFSMEGAPTHPPGALIPFVWSPGWNSIQATNSYQKEIGGPLSGGDPGVRMVEPAPFHGRSYFSEIPAAFAPREGEWLLVPMYHIFGSDELSLSAPGIAELATTAHVAVDAVDLTEGEEVEVRCAGGTFRLPVRIRPDLPRGVAGLSAGLAPIAGLGLPAWGKIVKIT from the coding sequence GTGGCGACCGTGCATGTTGACGGAACATCGTATCAGATGAATGCAGAAGAGAATTTACTTCACGGCTGTCTCTCCGCTGGGCTGAATCTGCCCTATTTCTGCTGGCATCCCGCGCTCGGGTCTGTCGGCGCCTGCCGCCAGTGCGCCGTCAAGCAGTTCAAGGACGAGCAGGATCAGCAGGGAAAGATCGTCATGGCCTGCATGACCCCGGCTGCCGAGGGCGCGCGCATCGCGATTCAGGATCCCGAGGCGGTCGCCTTTCGCGCCGCCATCGTCGAGGGGCTGATGCTGAATCATCCTCACGACTGTCCGGTGTGCGATGAAGGCGGCGAGTGCCATCTCCAAGACATGACGGTGATGACAGGTCACAATTACCGCCGTTATGAGTTCGACAAACGCACGTTTCATAACCAGAATCTCGGCCCGCTGGTGAATCATGAGATGAACCGCTGCATCCAGTGTTACCGCTGCGTCCGCTATTATCGAGAGTATGCAGGCGGGCGCGATTTGAATGCGTTTGCGTCGCGCAATACCGTCTTCTTCGGCCGTCAGGCAGACGGGGTGTTGGAAAATGAGTTCAGCGGTAACCTCGTCGAGATCTGCCCGACCGGCGTGTTCACGGACAAAACCCTGAAGCGCCACTACACGCGCAAATGGGACCAGCAGTTTGCTCCCTCGATCTGCGTGCATTGCGGACTTGGGTGCAATACCGATGTCGGTGAGCACTCCGGCACGGTGCGGCGCATCGTCAACCGCTACAATCACGAGGTCAACGGCTATTTCCTCTGCGACCGCGGCCGGTTCGGTTATGAATTCGTCAATAGCGACCATCGCATCCGCGAACCGTTGCTCAAGGGCGAGGCGGTGAGTGCGGACACGGCCAACCGGCAGCTGCATGACACCGTGGCCTCCGGCAAAGCCGTCGGCATCGGTTCGCCGAGGGCATCACTGGAATCCAACTTTGCCTTACGCACATTGGTGGGCCCAGACCGGTTCTATTCCGGCATGGCGGACAGCGAAGCGAAGCTGACGGCGCTGGCGATCGATATTCTTCGGCGCGGCCCTCTGCGGACGCCTACACTCCGCGAGATGGAAGAGTGCGACGCGGTGTTTGTTTTGGGCGAGGACGTGACCAACGTCGCGCCCCGCATAGCGCTTGCTCTGCGTCAGTCGGTGCGCCGGCAGCCCATCGAGATGGCGAAGGAGTTGAAGATTCCATTGTGGATGGACCATGGCATACGCGACGCCATTCAGGATCGGAGGGGCCCGTTGTATATCGCGACGCCCTATGCCACGCGGGTGGACGAGATCGCCACAGCCACGTTCCATGCGGCCCCCGACGATCTCGCGCGCCTGGGTTTCGCGGTGGCGAACGCGCTTGACCCGCAGGCAGTCTCGCGAGGGGATTTCCCGCTGGCGGGCGAGATCGCCCGCGCACTCAAGAACGCCAAGAAACCATTGGTGATTGCCGGCCCGAGTTGCAACAGCGAGGCCGTTATTCAGGCGGCCGCCAACGTGGCGATGTCTGTCGGGGCCATGCTCAGCTTTACGGCGCCCGAGTGTAATACCGTAGGCGCCATGCTGATGGGCGCGAATCCATTGACCGCTGCGTTTCAAGCGATCAAGGACGGCGATGCCGACACGGTCATCATTCTGGAGAATGATCTGTATCGACGGGCGCCTCGTGCCGACGTCGATGCGCTCCTCCATGCGGCGGCGCACGTGATCCTGCTCGATCACCTCGCCAATGGGATATCCGCCAAAGCCGAACTTGTGTTGCCGTCCGGGACCTTCGCGGAATCCGACGGCACGTTCATCGGCAGCGAGGGACGCGCGCAGCGGTTTTTCCAAGCCTTTGTGCCGTCCGGCGCCATTCAAGAAAGTTGGCGCTGGCTGGGAAGAGATTCTTGGAAAAGTCTCGATGAGGTGCTGGCCGCGATGGCGACGGCCTTGCCGCAACTGGCGCCCGCTCGCGATGCTGCGCCGTCGGCTCGATTCCGGATCGCCGGGGCGAAAGTTCCGCGTTCACCGCATCGAGCGAGCGGCCGCACGGCGGTGTTGGCCAATCTCAACGTCTCGGAGCCCAAACCGCCGGACGATCCTGACTCGCCGCTGTCGTTTTCCATGGAAGGCGCGCCCACGCACCCGCCGGGAGCACTTATTCCATTCGTCTGGTCGCCCGGCTGGAATTCCATTCAGGCGACCAACAGCTATCAAAAGGAGATCGGCGGCCCTCTGAGCGGGGGCGACCCAGGAGTGCGGATGGTCGAGCCCGCGCCGTTTCACGGTCGATCCTATTTCAGTGAGATTCCCGCTGCCTTTGCGCCGCGGGAGGGAGAGTGGCTGCTGGTGCCGATGTATCACATCTTCGGCTCGGATGAACTGAGTCTTTCGGCGCCGGGTATTGCCGAACTCGCCACGACCGCTCATGTGGCCGTGGATGCAGTTGATCTTACGGAGGGGGAAGAGGTCGAAGTGCGCTGCGCCGGCGGCACGTTCAGACTGCCCGTCCGCATCCGGCCCGACCTGCCGCGCGGTGTTGCCGGTCTGTCTGCGGGACTGGCTCCTATCGCCGGATTGGGTTTGCCGGCATGGGGGAAGATCGTGAAGATCACATGA
- a CDS encoding NADH-ubiquinone oxidoreductase chain H, whose amino-acid sequence MTSPYPMLSVLGILFAALTIAAWLIWLERRLLALWQDRYGPNRVGPFGLLQVVADGVKIFMKEDWVPPFADKPVFILAPAIIMLTALMAFAVLPVAPGIIISDLNIGLLFVLALSSLGVYSVVLAGWSSNNKYALLGGMRAAAQMISYEVFMGLSLMGVVLLAGSFSLPAIVEAQRELWFVVPQFLGFVLFLIAGLAETRRTPFDLPEAESELVAGYHSEYSGMKFGMFFVGEYLGVTLISALITVLFFGGWLGPVLPPIVWFLLKTFFFIAFFILLRASLPRPRFDQLMSWGWKVMLPLALANLVVTGALVLAWS is encoded by the coding sequence ATGACCAGCCCGTACCCAATGCTTTCGGTCCTCGGCATTCTCTTCGCTGCGCTCACCATCGCGGCCTGGCTCATCTGGCTCGAGCGGCGGCTACTCGCCTTGTGGCAAGACCGGTACGGTCCGAATCGCGTCGGACCATTCGGGCTGCTCCAGGTGGTGGCTGACGGCGTGAAGATCTTCATGAAGGAAGACTGGGTGCCTCCGTTCGCGGATAAACCGGTTTTTATTCTGGCTCCGGCCATCATCATGCTGACCGCGTTGATGGCGTTTGCGGTGCTTCCCGTCGCTCCGGGAATCATCATCAGCGATCTTAATATCGGGTTGCTGTTTGTTCTCGCCCTGTCGTCGCTCGGCGTGTATAGCGTGGTGCTGGCCGGCTGGTCCTCCAACAACAAGTATGCGCTCCTCGGCGGCATGCGGGCGGCGGCCCAAATGATCAGCTACGAAGTGTTCATGGGCCTTTCCCTGATGGGGGTGGTGCTCCTGGCCGGGTCGTTCAGCCTCCCGGCCATCGTGGAAGCGCAGCGGGAACTCTGGTTCGTCGTTCCACAATTCCTCGGCTTCGTCTTGTTTCTGATCGCTGGCCTGGCCGAAACGCGCCGCACTCCGTTCGACCTGCCTGAAGCGGAGAGCGAGCTGGTCGCCGGGTATCACTCTGAATATTCCGGGATGAAGTTCGGCATGTTCTTTGTCGGCGAGTATCTCGGCGTGACGCTGATCTCCGCGCTGATCACGGTGTTGTTTTTCGGAGGCTGGCTCGGTCCGGTACTTCCGCCGATCGTCTGGTTTCTGCTCAAAACGTTTTTCTTCATTGCGTTCTTTATTTTGCTGCGGGCTTCCCTGCCGCGCCCACGATTCGACCAGCTCATGTCGTGGGGCTGGAAGGTCATGTTGCCCTTGGCGCTGGCCAACCTGGTTGTGACCGGCGCACTGGTGCTCGCCTGGAGTTAA
- a CDS encoding NADH-ubiquinone oxidoreductase chain I yields MLSILKSMWYVFLHSFQKRVTVQYPEEKPYLAPRYRGRIILSRDPDGGERCVACNLCAVACPVSCIALQATEDEHGRRFPEFFRINFSRCIFCGYCEEACPTYAIQLTPDFEMGEFHRQNLVYEKEDLLINGPGKYPDYNFWRVAGAQIGGKDKGQAAHEAAPVDVHSLLP; encoded by the coding sequence ATGCTCAGCATACTGAAATCGATGTGGTACGTGTTCCTGCACAGCTTTCAGAAGAGGGTGACGGTGCAGTATCCGGAGGAAAAGCCCTACCTGGCCCCGCGTTATAGAGGAAGAATCATCCTCTCGCGCGATCCGGATGGGGGCGAGCGCTGTGTTGCCTGCAATCTGTGCGCGGTCGCCTGCCCGGTGAGCTGTATCGCTCTTCAGGCCACGGAAGATGAGCACGGCCGCCGATTTCCGGAATTCTTTCGCATCAATTTCTCGCGGTGTATTTTCTGCGGGTATTGCGAGGAGGCCTGTCCCACCTATGCGATTCAACTGACGCCTGACTTCGAGATGGGCGAGTTCCACCGTCAGAATCTGGTCTATGAAAAGGAAGATCTGCTTATCAATGGACCAGGCAAATATCCCGACTATAACTTCTGGCGTGTCGCCGGGGCGCAGATCGGCGGCAAAGACAAGGGACAGGCCGCGCACGAGGCCGCGCCGGTGGATGTTCACAGTTTGCTGCCGTGA